A region of Desulfovibrio sp. X2 DNA encodes the following proteins:
- a CDS encoding efflux RND transporter permease subunit, which produces MFSKFFIERPILANVLAIVIMLIGVVSLFELPVAQYPDITPPTVTVSAVYPGASASVVADTVAAPIEQQVNGVEGMLYMSSKSANDGSYTLTVTFDVGTDLDMATVLVQNRVSIAEPRLPQAVRDQGITVQKKSTAILEVVALNSPDNRFDDLYISNFATLRVKDRLARIPGVGDVSVNGAAEYSMRVWLDPNRLKSYRLTTSDVENAISEQNVQVAAGQLGQAPTPPGVDFQYALQAMGRLQDVEQFENIIIKTSYDQAGEVVRLRDVARVELGAQTYNIFAQQKGKPAALVCVYLLPGANAIQVAADVHKAMEEMTPEFPEGLTWNIPFDTTRFVQAAIDEVYMTLVEAAVLVLLVIMVFLQDWRAMLVPATTVPVTILGAFVAMVALGFSVNLITLFGIILAIGIVVDDAIIIVEGAAHHMEQGLSPHDAAVKTMSELFGPIIGITLVLTAVFVPAACMGGITGQLYRQFALVIAATAVISAINAATLKPTQCALWMKPEPKGKKKNAFYRGFNRLYADCEEGYARIVTWMTDHAKACLVVFSVLIALTVWGFTRLPTGFLPEEDQGYAIIAVQLPDAASQIRTREVVDKVNAILADTKGVADWISFGGLSILDSANISNAASVFVIYEDWAKRGKDLSQRAIVTSIQRRLAGIQEAVCAVLIPPAIQGLGQAGGFEMVLQDRGSLGPNVLEDASREMILTGRTQTGLAGVSMTYSAHVPQKYVDVDRVKVKTLGVALSDVFGTLQAYLGSAYINDFNKFGRTYQVRIQADAAYRLNVDDVKRLDVRNSAGEMVPLGSLATISDTVGPQIVTRYDLYPAVSLYGAAAPGFSSGQALNLMEQMASAKLPQGMGYQWTGMAYQEKKVGSQAYFIFALAILLVYLVLAAQYESWSAPTCVILAVPLALLGTLAALYARHMDNNVYTQIGLVLLIALASKNAILIVEFARELRAEGKSIHEAAVHASRMRFRPILMTSFAFILGVVPLLTASGAGAASRQALGTAVFGGMLASTLLAVLFVPVFYVVIQTLSERLAARKKK; this is translated from the coding sequence ATGTTCTCGAAATTCTTCATCGAGCGCCCCATCCTGGCGAACGTCCTCGCCATCGTGATCATGCTCATCGGCGTGGTCTCGCTCTTCGAGCTGCCCGTGGCCCAGTACCCGGACATCACCCCGCCCACGGTCACGGTCTCCGCGGTCTATCCCGGCGCCTCGGCCTCGGTCGTGGCGGACACCGTGGCCGCGCCCATCGAGCAGCAGGTCAACGGCGTGGAAGGCATGCTCTACATGTCCTCCAAGTCCGCCAACGACGGCTCCTACACCCTGACCGTGACCTTCGACGTCGGCACCGACCTCGACATGGCCACCGTGCTCGTCCAGAACCGGGTGAGCATCGCCGAGCCGCGCCTGCCCCAGGCCGTGCGCGACCAGGGCATCACCGTGCAGAAGAAGTCCACGGCCATCCTCGAGGTGGTCGCGCTCAACTCGCCGGACAACCGCTTCGACGACCTCTACATCTCGAACTTCGCCACGCTCAGGGTCAAGGACCGGCTGGCGCGCATCCCGGGCGTGGGCGACGTGTCCGTCAACGGCGCGGCCGAGTACTCCATGCGCGTCTGGCTGGACCCCAACCGCCTGAAGTCCTACCGCCTGACCACGTCCGACGTGGAGAACGCCATCTCGGAGCAGAACGTGCAGGTGGCCGCGGGCCAGCTCGGCCAGGCGCCCACGCCCCCGGGCGTGGACTTCCAGTACGCCCTGCAGGCCATGGGACGGCTCCAGGACGTCGAGCAGTTCGAGAACATCATCATCAAGACCTCCTACGACCAGGCCGGGGAGGTGGTGCGCCTGCGCGACGTGGCCCGCGTGGAGCTGGGCGCCCAGACCTATAACATCTTCGCGCAGCAGAAGGGCAAGCCCGCGGCCCTGGTGTGCGTCTATCTCCTGCCCGGCGCCAACGCCATCCAGGTGGCGGCGGACGTGCACAAGGCCATGGAGGAGATGACCCCCGAGTTCCCCGAGGGGCTCACCTGGAACATCCCCTTCGACACCACGCGCTTCGTGCAGGCGGCCATCGACGAGGTCTACATGACCCTGGTCGAGGCGGCGGTTCTGGTGCTCCTCGTGATCATGGTCTTCCTGCAGGACTGGCGCGCCATGCTGGTCCCGGCCACCACCGTGCCCGTGACCATCCTCGGCGCCTTCGTGGCCATGGTCGCCCTCGGCTTCTCGGTCAACCTGATCACCCTCTTCGGCATCATCCTGGCCATCGGCATCGTGGTGGACGACGCGATCATCATCGTGGAGGGCGCGGCCCACCACATGGAGCAGGGACTCTCCCCGCACGACGCGGCCGTGAAGACCATGTCCGAACTCTTCGGACCGATCATCGGCATCACCCTCGTGCTCACCGCCGTCTTCGTCCCGGCGGCGTGCATGGGCGGCATCACCGGGCAGCTCTACCGCCAGTTCGCCCTGGTCATCGCGGCCACCGCGGTCATCAGCGCCATCAACGCGGCCACCCTGAAGCCCACGCAGTGCGCCCTGTGGATGAAGCCCGAGCCCAAGGGAAAGAAGAAGAACGCCTTCTACCGCGGCTTCAACCGGCTCTACGCCGACTGCGAGGAGGGCTACGCCCGGATCGTGACCTGGATGACGGACCACGCCAAGGCCTGCCTCGTGGTCTTCTCCGTGCTCATCGCGCTCACGGTCTGGGGCTTCACCCGCCTGCCCACGGGCTTCCTGCCGGAAGAGGACCAGGGCTACGCCATCATCGCCGTGCAGCTGCCCGACGCGGCCTCCCAGATCCGCACGCGCGAGGTCGTGGACAAGGTCAACGCCATCCTGGCCGACACCAAGGGCGTGGCCGACTGGATCTCCTTCGGCGGCCTGTCCATCCTCGACTCGGCCAACATCTCCAACGCGGCCTCCGTCTTCGTCATCTACGAGGACTGGGCCAAGCGCGGCAAGGACCTGAGCCAGCGGGCCATCGTCACCTCCATCCAGCGCCGCCTGGCGGGCATCCAGGAGGCCGTGTGCGCCGTGCTCATCCCGCCCGCCATCCAGGGCCTGGGCCAGGCGGGCGGCTTCGAGATGGTGCTGCAGGACCGGGGCTCGCTCGGCCCCAACGTGCTCGAGGACGCCTCGCGCGAGATGATCCTGACCGGCCGCACCCAGACCGGGCTGGCCGGGGTGAGCATGACCTACAGCGCCCACGTGCCGCAGAAGTACGTGGACGTGGACCGCGTGAAGGTCAAGACGCTCGGCGTCGCGCTCTCCGACGTCTTCGGCACGCTGCAGGCCTACCTCGGCTCGGCCTACATCAACGACTTCAACAAGTTCGGCCGCACCTACCAGGTGCGCATCCAGGCCGACGCCGCCTACCGCCTGAACGTGGACGACGTGAAGCGCCTGGACGTGCGCAACTCCGCGGGCGAGATGGTGCCGCTCGGCAGCCTGGCCACCATCTCCGACACGGTCGGCCCGCAGATCGTCACCCGCTACGACCTCTACCCGGCCGTCTCGCTCTACGGCGCGGCCGCCCCGGGCTTCAGCTCGGGCCAGGCCCTGAACCTCATGGAGCAGATGGCCTCGGCCAAGCTGCCCCAGGGCATGGGCTACCAGTGGACCGGCATGGCCTACCAGGAGAAGAAGGTGGGCAGCCAGGCCTACTTCATCTTCGCCCTGGCCATCCTGCTGGTCTACCTCGTGCTCGCCGCGCAGTACGAAAGCTGGTCCGCCCCCACCTGCGTCATCCTCGCCGTGCCCCTGGCCCTGCTCGGCACCCTGGCCGCCCTCTACGCGCGGCACATGGACAACAACGTCTACACCCAGATCGGCCTCGTGCTGCTCATCGCCCTGGCCAGCAAGAACGCCATCCTCATCGTGGAGTTCGCGCGCGAACTCAGGGCGGAAGGCAAGTCCATCCATGAGGCCGCGGTCCATGCCTCGCGCATGCGCTTCCGCCCCATCCTCATGACCTCCTTCGCCTTCATCCTCGGCGTCGTGCCGCTGCTCACCGCCTCGGGCGCGGGCGCGGCCAGCCGACAGGCCCTGGGCACCGCGGTCTTCGGCGGCATGCTCGCCTCCACCCTCCTGGCCGTGCTCTTCGTGCCCGTCTTCTACGTGGTCATCCAGACCCTCAGCGAACGACTGGCCGCCAGGAAGAAGAAGTAG
- a CDS encoding efflux RND transporter periplasmic adaptor subunit: protein MTGPTGKTDKTGKDRYAMEPLAMPRNIRSDRKDESPRPRRLPRAALACALAGLCLLAACKDKNAYVPPPPPKVTVATPVRKNVIEYVEFTGNTQAQATVDLMARVEGFLREIDFKDGAVVKKGETLFVIEPEPYQAALDQAKAQIVTQQVLLSQAEIEYERAKNLLREKAGPETDVVKWATQRDSAKAGIVQAKAQAEEAAINLGYTRITAPFAGRISRRYVDKGNLVGPTINSKLATIVSVDPIYAYFTLNERELLRLTKSKREKDVKLSQPKDSPVEMGLADEEGYPHKGVMDYADLGLDPNTGTLLLRAVFPNEQYGIMPGMFVRLRAPVGEQNGVLLVDDRALGQNQGGNFLLVVGPGDVVEARPVVIGPKEGDLRVIEKGLKGDERVIVNGLQRARPGSKVEPVAAGAAPAPAGKPTGSPATGG, encoded by the coding sequence ATGACCGGCCCGACAGGCAAGACCGACAAGACAGGTAAGGACAGGTACGCCATGGAGCCCCTCGCCATGCCCCGAAATATCCGAAGCGACCGCAAGGACGAATCGCCCCGGCCGCGCAGGCTGCCGCGCGCGGCGCTGGCCTGCGCCCTGGCGGGGCTTTGCCTCCTCGCCGCGTGCAAGGACAAGAACGCCTACGTCCCGCCGCCGCCCCCCAAGGTCACGGTGGCCACGCCGGTGCGCAAGAACGTCATCGAGTACGTGGAGTTCACCGGCAACACCCAGGCCCAGGCCACGGTGGACCTCATGGCCCGCGTGGAAGGCTTCCTGCGCGAGATAGACTTCAAGGACGGCGCGGTGGTCAAGAAGGGCGAGACGCTCTTCGTCATCGAGCCCGAGCCCTACCAGGCGGCCCTGGACCAGGCCAAGGCCCAGATCGTCACGCAGCAGGTGCTGCTCTCCCAGGCCGAGATCGAGTACGAGCGCGCCAAGAACCTCCTGCGCGAGAAGGCCGGGCCCGAGACCGACGTGGTCAAGTGGGCCACGCAGCGCGACAGCGCCAAGGCGGGCATCGTCCAGGCCAAGGCCCAGGCCGAGGAGGCCGCCATCAACCTCGGCTACACGCGCATCACCGCGCCCTTCGCCGGCCGCATCAGCCGCCGCTACGTGGACAAGGGCAACCTCGTCGGCCCGACCATCAATTCCAAGCTGGCGACCATCGTCAGCGTCGACCCCATCTACGCCTACTTCACCCTGAACGAGCGCGAACTGCTGCGCCTGACCAAGAGCAAGCGCGAGAAGGACGTGAAGCTCAGCCAGCCCAAGGACAGCCCCGTGGAGATGGGGCTGGCCGACGAGGAGGGCTATCCCCACAAGGGCGTCATGGACTACGCGGACCTCGGACTGGACCCGAACACCGGCACGCTCCTCCTGCGCGCGGTCTTCCCCAACGAGCAGTACGGCATCATGCCCGGCATGTTCGTGCGCCTGCGCGCCCCCGTGGGCGAGCAGAACGGCGTGCTGCTGGTGGACGACAGGGCGCTCGGCCAGAACCAGGGCGGCAACTTCCTGCTCGTGGTCGGCCCGGGAGACGTGGTCGAGGCGCGGCCCGTGGTCATCGGTCCCAAGGAGGGCGACCTTCGGGTGATCGAGAAGGGGCTCAAGGGGGACGAGCGCGTTATCGTCAACGGACTGCAGCGGGCCAGGCCCGGCTCCAAGGTGGAACCGGTGGCCGCGGGCGCGGCTCCGGCTCCGGCTGGCAAGCCGACGGGGAGCCCGGCCACCGGCGGCTAG